tgccaggtttaacagtgccccctttaggaaacaccattaagaaagataaaaatacttaatactgtgcagtattcgctgtatgttatttgaaaaatgtattgttatttttaccATATTGTtctaagctactatgcgagtgccagccaccaattaaagcttgaggagccgcatgtggctcgcgagccgcgcaatgagtatctctggccTAAAGTGTGCAGCGCTTCCGCTGTTTCACAGTACATTGTCTGGGGGCGGAGCGTGTTGCTGCCCAACTCCGAATGCAGCTGAAGCCGAGGTTTGAAAAGAGCGTGTACAATGTGCGGATCCGCCTAGAGTCCGCAACGGGTCCTATAACACTGTGGGGAGGTGGGGCGAGCGGTTGATCAGGACGGCGGACCTGCCCGGCTTGAGGGCGGATCCACcccggagtccactgctatctgggTATCTGGGTACTATCTGGGTATCTTTATTATATCTGTGTGAAGGAACAGAATAACACAGCAATTTGCAGCAACATAAATATCTTGGACAAAACAAATATTCTGATGATCTCTGATAGAATTTCATACCATGTGTAAAAAGAAAAGGGCTCATGGTTATCACTTCTCATGAAAGAGACAAAGGAAACAGACTAGTTGCAAGGGAGAGACTGATTGCCACAATCTATCCACAAACCATTACCTGTAGGTGGAAAACAAAAATATGCATATCAAAACTgagctaaaagctgaaaattTCTATATGCAAGTTTGTCCGAGtattatctatatatatatatatatataagtttgACTTGGGTCATGAGAACAATAGTCTAAAATATCTGAAGAGCCATAAAAATCCAAAATCAATTCCATGAAAATTTGTTGCAATTGTATTTTTGTGCATATTTTGTATAATCATTTTAAGAATAATCTAATTTGTTGAaagatttatgtttttttctcaATGAATTTAATTGTAAACATGTAATAGTTAACATTTTCTTTGATTCTCAGCCACCAAGAGCAGAGTTCTGAGTCAACCATCTTGACTGTGAGTCTGCAGAGGTCTTCTCGGTTTTTCATATCCTCCACCCAAGTTACTGCAATCAGGTCTGCTGGGTTCTCTGAAGCTAAGAGTGTCAAGTTAGAAAGCAGTAAAAATGACTGGAATTCTGCTATTTTTGACCACTATTTTTGACTTTTAATTGGTGGAGAATCATTTTGCTTATCGGCTTTGATCGTGTACATCACCATCATTGTCTGGATTTTGTGTAATTCTTGTTTAATTATCCTGTAGTTCTATCTGGACCAATACTAAATGTATTGGGTAGCTTtcaggtccatttttttttcttttaaagtttcAGGTTCTCTTCTCTGAGACATGACATGAAAAGAGCTCACTTATTTAGCACAAGTGGCTTCATCTTGTAAACACATTTGTAACTCAAAAACATACATCAATCATCAAATATGTTGGTAGTCAGCTGTGTGACTCAGAGTTTCTGTGGCTGAATgtcaaggtttttcttttttttttagaatatgtTGTATGTGCTGGTCATGAATAAAACATACACATCAAGTTTGAAGCAATCTTTGTGGGTGTCTATTAAGAACAAATTTCAGTggtgcagtttttcttttaaagccttctccaaaaaaaaacaaaaatgagtcGTAGATGGATTATTGAGATATACAGTATGCCCTACAAtataaaatgtcaaaatgttAACATCAGTCTTGTTTAAAAACAGTAGTTTTCCCAAAACATCCATTTAGAAAAAAGTAGAACTAGATAAAAAAAAGGCTAAGTCGGCCACCACTTTCACCATCATCCCCTCCCACAAAGAAACTTCACGGGTAAGTAAAAACCTTTTATTGTTAACGTTGTAGCTATAATTTGTTCTCTGGTGCCACTCATATGCAAAATGGGCAAACTCATCATATAATGTACATGTGTAAAGGTAACTGTGTTCTTGTGAATGGCCTGCAGTGTATACACATTGAAATTAGGGTATGCTAATCTTGTTGTTggttgttagtttttttttttttttttttttttacatgactgATGATTTCTTTCAGTTAAAGTGAAAGGAGTAAGTACTGAATTGACAGGCAAAATATGATAGTTTTGAATTAAGAATTTTTGTGAATTTTAGGAAAACAAATAGACAAATAACAAAGGTAAAATGTACCTTATTGATAATATTACTTAAGTATATCTAAGAAGAATATCAAAGAGTATTTAGGAGTTTTGGCATATCATATTTTTACTCCACTACATTTTAGAGGAAAATATTATTGTACTTTTTATTCCATTACATTTATCTAACAGCATTAGTTACAAGTTACATGTCTGAGATTTTGACTTACAAATTGTTTCAAGATATTATCAAATATAATGCATTGCTTTGTCATAGATTAATGTCATAATCATACCACGCTTAATGGGGTTTTAAAAGTACAAGGATTATAGTTTGAATTTTTGTTACTTTAAGGATTTAAGTTTACAATAtatttaattttactttaattagatttttttatatCAGAACTTTAACTTATAATGGAGTTTTGTGTAGTAACAGTGTTTTTACTGTTCTGAAGCACTGGATGCTGGATGCTACTTCCATCTCTAACAAAATGGCACTTGAATAATGAGAGAATGATTAGTGGTTCAGTTCTTAAAGAGACATGCTTATAGTGTGTTTAAATATCATAAGGGTTAACTCACACCTACAATTTACCCCACTATCACCTGGATTCATTCACTTGAGTCTAGCTGCTTTTTACTGGTACGTCATGTCTCTATGAGAGAAAACAAAGAACTCAGTCTTCTGTGTCAATTTAGACTCAGACTTTGTGTTTGGGGGTGGGTCTCTCTTGTGGTCAGGAGTCATGATGTTTCCAGAGGTCCTCGCTTTCAGTGGTTTAGAGCCTGAGTGACTTCCCCATACTCTTGGATGTCTTGGATCAGTATCACCAGAAAAAAAGAATCCTGCTGGGAGGATTTATGAAGCTAGTGAGAAACAAACTGTGTTAAGATGTTCTCAGAAGCATATTTGCTACACAAGGGAAATTAATTAGAATttacagcatttaaaaaaaactttgaagaaaacatttcATTGAGTATTGGTGACTGTAATTCTGAGCCCTCCTCCATCAACCATCTTCTCTCAACTTCTCTCCTTACTGATCcacataaaaatgtatttcaatCCAGAAGTTCTGATGCCATTAAGGTAATCAGAAGACATCAGGTCTTGGCCAGCGCTTCATCagatttatgaacattttaaatgaTCGCAGAAGCCAAAGCCTACCAGTTGTTTCATTTTCCCCAGGTCTGGTAAAAGTCCTTTAAACAGAACGATGTCCTTGGAGGCAACCACATAGCAATGCCTCTGAAGAACTAAGTCACAACATTTCCCACCCAAATGTGGAAACGCTACGATATGAATTACTTGCATATGTGGGGGCGCCAGGAGTAATTGTTCCCACATAAAATCGAGGGAAAAGAATTTCAGCAGAatgacagaaacaaaaacaaaacttagaGCTCTAAATAAACTGTGTTTGTCAATATGCTGTATTTATACAGCAGTATAAACAGAAAGTGGTTTCAAGCTTTGAAGCTGCAGTTCCAAACAAAAATGAATTTATTTATAGTTTCATTGAGAAATACATACTTCAcaggaaaacatttaaaaacatgtagACCCTGGTGATCCCGTTTTTAAAATTCTCTTAACACATATGTCGATTTAAGATATAGTTTTTAAACTGACTTCTCATGAGTCTTTTCAAGATTTTCATGGCTGCTTTTCTGTTGTTAAACTTTATGAGTATAATCTTCTCATTTGGCATTTCACTGCCTCCAGAAGAGCTAAGAAGTACACAATTTCTATAAATCCATAGGAGAAAACTGTTTAATGTTCTAgtgcagaggtcttcaacagggggtccgcgacccccagggggtccgcggaggtactgcaggggggtcgcgaaatctttggttgattagacgatttttaacatttaaaaaaaaataaataaataaataaaaattgtgtgcaaacgtgtgccatccacagatggtttgaggattcattgtcccatctacatgcatgtttaaagttaaaatctgtggattatttgaatagctcagtgttgtatgcaagatgtttgtttataaatggcagtggcacggccaccctgtaccttgcacatgtttaaaataaaaacatgaatatattaacctgtgtattatttcaatagcttagtattgaatgtacaataacagagtagctatgtttatacacggcactaggccccgttaaatataaaacacaattgtatgccatataaatagcaggggggtccctgctccaactctccatcagtttgggggtccctggcctgaaaaacgttgaagacccctgttcTAGTGGGTAAAGTCAGAGAGATCTATTTATTCATAGTAAGGTTTCCTAaaaccattttcattttcattttagcaGTTAAAGATTTGTGTTAAATGAtgatttaaagaagtttgagaGAGGACAGAGATTTATTTGATCCCTTTTTCTCCATGGATGTACCAGGTTCTATGGGGTTTCTACCTATGTTATTTCCAGAACAGTTCTGCTCCCACTGAGAACAAAGTatctttgtgttattttttgtGGAATTTGGAGCTCTCACTTCAGTGACCATCAGTAATGTCTTTTCAAAAGCCTGCATGATTATCCTTGTTAACTGAAGCTCATAATGTCTTTATTTACTCTCTAAACATGTGATATCTCTTCACTCTCAGTGCAGGGCCATTAATTGCTCCATGAGGAGTCGCAGGCCATGATGCTGATACAGCTCTGTCTCCTGCCATTGGTCTTGTGGGTTTTCCCTGGAGTAAAGCTCCAAGTCAGAGGTGACCAGATGAAACCAGCCCGAGCACCTCTGATCCCTCATCGACCTTTTGTTGTAGTCTGGAACGCTCCAACAGAGTCGTGTCGCCTTCGATTCAAGGTGGACCTAGACCTCAGCGTTTTTGACATTGTAGCAAACCTCAACGAAACCTTAAGTGGACCAAACGTTACCATATTCTACCACAGCCATCTGGGATTTTATCCATACTATACCAGCTCTGGGGTCGCTATCAATGGTGGCCTACCTCAGAACCAGAGCATTTCTAAACATCTGAGCAAGGCCCGGGCTGACATTGACAAGCTAATCCCCCACAAGGACTTTCGTGGTCTAGGCGTCATTGACTGGGAGAACTGGAGGCCTCAGTGGGTTAGAAATTGGGGTTACAAAGACATCTACCGTAAAAAATCCAAAGAACAAATCCAAAAACTTCATCCAAACTGGCCGGAGAGTAAAGTTGAAAAGGAGGCAAAGGAAAGTTTTGAGAGCGCTGGGCAAGCTTTCATGAATCTTACCTTAGAACTGGCTGAAGCTCGCAGACCAGATGGGCTGTGGGGGTTTTACCTATTTCCAGACTGCTACAACTATGGCTACAAGCAGCACCCACAACGCTACACTGGAGAATGCCCAAACGTTGAGCATGTTCGCAATGACCATCTGATTTGGCTCTGGAAGGAGAGTACAGCCCTTTACCCGTCCATCTACCTGGACTATGAGTTAAAGTCCTCTCCAAACACTGTCAAGTTTGTCCATTATCGAGTCAAGGAAGCCATGAGGATTGCATCCATTGCACATACAGACTTCACACTGCCTGTCTTTGTATACTCCAGACCTTTCTATGCCTACACATTTTTCATGCTTTCAGAGGTACACAGTTTTACTGAAGACCACAATTTCTTTGTGTGATTGGGTGATTGTGTGATGTGTGAATACCACATACAGCAGAATCCATGGTTTGATTCCCAGcacaaataaataacagtacaaGTCATATCATTCTATTTCTGCCCTTGTTTCATGTCCCTCTTAGCTGTTGAGGGGATTTTGTAGTTTATATAAGTCGTTGGATTGAACAGTTAATGTATTACTTGCAGTCAAAAGTTACAAGGCCAGGGTCTGAGAAATAAAGTTCATGGTGCAATAAAGAACATGTTCAGAAAATATAGTGACATTTTAAACAACTGTTTCATGTGATCTGGTGTGCAAATCTATTATATAGCAATTGCTAGAACCACAATGAAATTTAGTGTtgagactttcttttttttttcttttttagaaagGAAATAATCTACTCCACTGATCGACCTGTTCTGAGAAGCTGTTAGCTTGTTTCCTTCCTAATAACTCCTCTCTGCTTCACCATACTTAAAGCGCTCTGACTGCAGTCTTCTGGAGCTAAGATACTAGCTACTCATAAGCACTTCACACAAAACcacttgtaaaaacaaaaatcaccaGCACTGagcaacagaaaaaacaaaatgttaaaaaagatttattttcttttgtgaaattatgcagGAATCTTTGTAAGTAATGTGGATATTTCCATGTGTCCCAGACAGCCATATAAATTGATCAGTTTAATTTGTGATGATGGGCT
This genomic interval from Odontesthes bonariensis isolate fOdoBon6 chromosome 7, fOdoBon6.hap1, whole genome shotgun sequence contains the following:
- the hyal6 gene encoding hyaluronoglucosaminidase 6, which produces MKPARAPLIPHRPFVVVWNAPTESCRLRFKVDLDLSVFDIVANLNETLSGPNVTIFYHSHLGFYPYYTSSGVAINGGLPQNQSISKHLSKARADIDKLIPHKDFRGLGVIDWENWRPQWVRNWGYKDIYRKKSKEQIQKLHPNWPESKVEKEAKESFESAGQAFMNLTLELAEARRPDGLWGFYLFPDCYNYGYKQHPQRYTGECPNVEHVRNDHLIWLWKESTALYPSIYLDYELKSSPNTVKFVHYRVKEAMRIASIAHTDFTLPVFVYSRPFYAYTFFMLSESDLVHTIGESAALGASGVVLWGSSEYARSQRNCLTVKKYIDGPLGHYVINVTSAAKLCSKALCKKNGRCVRKSLDSGAYLHLNPLFFHIHHNLAPRGPRFHISGHLNSHDILDMKHKFTCQCYQGWTGVYCEIPQAPPPPPPPQPAVPLPHPWGNSLLADILLRLSRHLSYEQRLVESQCHRAAGGDPPPPQRRKWRQLEERLQRLRRQYRRGGRMLEQYWSAAQRCIVNLE